In Geminicoccaceae bacterium, a single window of DNA contains:
- a CDS encoding mitochondrial fission ELM1 family protein, giving the protein MSEVSAKSDRWPFFRHAPDCVVLGVRPGYEPSSKPPVRIFLGTEEAQYRGERIFFYSIEKVRDPSRVYEIHLMKNLEGFDRRKWRTGFTNYRYAIPELAGGTGRAIYNDVDQIYLADPALLFDLPMGDHGYLAISAKDTSVMLINCPKMMPIWNRATASSMGKHELINKPASTPGLWGHLDGHWNARDQEYVEGLTKCLHYTALHQQPWHPFPDDYSYHPNPLAYIWYDLEREADAQGYELFGIDRPSPNFAAVLGRNNVDSDVPVPLDDGIGAMLERAGTRSVLLVQARGAVSDWNGLPQRAGAASFTLSPNSRWPDAKADAVLAAGLLERIPPADIPWVLDGLFAHANKLVEVRVPATEPVGLGSAEWWRKRLDEAARKHPHVSWQLDICDRAALIPDTRVSYRIERPAAGGAPRVWALVDGDANGDAQVQKLADALGWGFETKRLFYNLRSKLPNAWHGASLASVDRDRSSRLDEPLPDLVIAAGKHSAPVAGWIRKASEGRTRVVQLGHPKASFDLFDLIVTAPDHRLPVRDNVLHVTAPLAGIDADRLEESAVRWRDRIGDGEAPRTVLLVGPGRGSYRMTASVAGQLGQLAGRKIGDVGGSLWVALAPGLGDEVITALTSSVGRPFETIELTSGDMESVDGLLVAADRCMLTGDDARLLATACLAGKPVDLFELPRWYDTVPGGRPLVQVLTLIAGGGNSYRGTPHQQHLVARGLDHLTTRGLIRLPRDLARLHRALVARGLVNRLDDDRAVASRKPLNDLELTIERIRRLMNEVPRIVGG; this is encoded by the coding sequence TACGAAATCCACCTGATGAAGAACCTGGAAGGTTTCGACCGGCGCAAGTGGCGTACCGGATTCACCAATTATCGCTATGCCATTCCAGAGCTCGCTGGCGGTACGGGGCGGGCGATCTACAACGATGTCGACCAGATCTACCTGGCTGATCCCGCGCTGCTGTTCGATCTGCCGATGGGCGATCACGGATATCTCGCCATTTCGGCGAAGGATACCTCGGTGATGCTCATCAATTGTCCGAAAATGATGCCGATCTGGAACCGGGCGACGGCCAGCAGCATGGGCAAGCATGAGCTCATCAACAAGCCGGCGTCGACTCCCGGTCTCTGGGGGCATCTCGACGGTCACTGGAATGCCCGGGACCAGGAATATGTCGAGGGATTGACCAAGTGCCTGCACTACACGGCGCTGCATCAGCAACCGTGGCATCCGTTCCCGGACGACTATTCCTATCATCCCAATCCGCTGGCCTATATCTGGTACGATCTCGAGCGTGAGGCCGATGCTCAGGGCTATGAGCTGTTCGGGATCGACCGCCCGAGCCCCAATTTCGCCGCAGTTCTCGGTCGCAACAATGTGGATTCCGATGTGCCCGTACCGCTCGATGACGGTATCGGGGCCATGCTGGAGCGTGCTGGCACCCGGAGCGTGTTGCTCGTCCAGGCCCGTGGGGCGGTTTCCGACTGGAATGGACTCCCGCAGCGTGCCGGAGCCGCGTCATTCACGTTGTCGCCGAACAGCCGCTGGCCAGATGCCAAGGCCGATGCAGTACTGGCCGCAGGCCTGCTTGAACGCATTCCGCCGGCTGATATTCCATGGGTGCTCGACGGCCTCTTCGCGCATGCAAACAAGTTGGTTGAAGTGCGGGTTCCTGCCACCGAGCCTGTCGGCCTCGGGTCGGCCGAATGGTGGCGCAAGCGGCTGGACGAGGCCGCGCGCAAGCATCCGCATGTCAGTTGGCAACTGGATATCTGTGACAGGGCGGCACTTATCCCGGATACACGCGTCAGCTATCGGATCGAACGGCCGGCTGCCGGCGGCGCGCCGCGGGTTTGGGCGCTGGTCGATGGAGATGCCAATGGCGACGCACAGGTTCAAAAGCTGGCCGATGCGCTTGGCTGGGGCTTCGAGACCAAGCGGTTGTTCTACAATCTCCGATCAAAGTTACCCAACGCGTGGCATGGCGCCTCGCTGGCCTCGGTCGACAGGGATCGAAGCAGTCGCCTTGATGAACCCCTGCCGGACCTGGTGATCGCCGCAGGCAAGCACAGCGCGCCGGTGGCAGGATGGATCAGGAAGGCTAGCGAAGGACGGACGAGGGTTGTCCAGCTCGGTCATCCCAAGGCGTCATTCGATTTGTTCGATCTTATCGTTACCGCGCCTGACCACCGCCTGCCGGTGCGCGACAATGTCCTGCATGTCACCGCGCCGCTAGCGGGAATCGATGCTGATCGGCTGGAGGAGAGCGCGGTGCGCTGGCGTGATCGGATCGGTGATGGCGAAGCGCCTCGCACCGTGTTGCTGGTCGGGCCGGGTAGGGGCTCATACAGGATGACGGCCTCCGTGGCTGGGCAACTCGGGCAACTCGCAGGTCGAAAGATCGGCGATGTTGGCGGCAGTCTGTGGGTGGCGCTGGCACCGGGACTTGGCGATGAAGTGATAACCGCACTGACTTCGTCCGTCGGTCGTCCGTTCGAGACCATCGAGCTCACGTCCGGGGACATGGAGTCGGTTGACGGACTGCTGGTGGCAGCAGACCGCTGCATGCTCACGGGAGACGATGCACGGTTGCTGGCGACGGCCTGCCTTGCCGGCAAGCCGGTGGATCTGTTCGAGCTGCCGCGTTGGTACGATACCGTTCCCGGCGGTCGTCCTCTTGTTCAGGTGCTGACGTTGATTGCCGGTGGCGGCAACAGCTATCGAGGCACGCCACACCAGCAGCATCTGGTTGCGCGCGGACTCGATCATCTGACGACGCGTGGACTCATCCGGCTGCCGCGCGACCTTGCCCGTCTGCATCGTGCCCTGGTGGCCCGTGGACTGGTGAACCGACTGGACGATGACCGTGCGGTAGCCAGCCGCAAGCCGTTGAACGACCTGGAATTGACCATTGAGCGCATTCGCCGGTTGATGAACGAGGTGCCCCGAATAGTCGGGGGTTGA